AACAACGCCCTGCCGCCGGTGATGACCGGCAGCCACATCGACACCCAGCCCACCGGCGGCAAGTTCGACGGCAACTACGGCGTACTGGCCGGCCTGGAGGTGGTGCGCACCCTCAACGACGCCGGCATCGAGACCGAGGCGCCGATCGAGGTGGCCTGGTGGACCAACGAGGAAGGCTCGCGCTTCGTGCCGGTGATGATGGGCTCGGGCGTGTTCGCCAAGGCCTTCACGCTCGAGACCGCCTATGCCGCGAAGGACGTGGACGGCAAGAGCGTGAAGGACGAGCTGGCGCGCATCGGCTACATCGGCGAGCAAGAGCCGGGCGAGCACCCGATCGGCTGCTACTTCGAGACCCACATCGAGCAGGGCCCGGTGCTGGAGGACAACGCCAAGACCATTGGCGTGGTCACCGGCGTGCTGGGCATCCGCTGGTACGACTGTGTGGTGACCGGCATGGAAGCCCATGCCGGCCCCACGCCGATGGCCCTGCGCAAGGATGCGCTGCAGGTGGCCACCACGCTGATGCAGCAGGTGGTGGCCTGCGCCCACCGCCACCCGCAGGCCGATGGCAGCAACCATGGCCGCGGCACGGTGGGCATGGTGCAGGTGCACCCGAACAGCCGCAACGTGATCCCCGGCCGGGTGAAGTTCAGCATCGACCTGCGCAATTCCAGCGACGCGCTGTGCGACGCGATGGATGCCGACATCCGCGCCGTGGCCGCCCAGCTCAGCGCCGACTCGGGCCTGGCCATCGAGATCACGCCGGTGTCGTCGTACCCCGCGCAACCCTTCCACGCCGAGTGCGTGAGCGCCGTGCAGGCCGCCGCCGAGAAGCTGGGCTACAGCCACATGCCGGCCGTCAGCGGCGCCGGGCACGACGCGGTGTACATGGCCCGCCTGGCCCCGGCCGGCATGATCTTCATCCCCTGCAAGGACGGCATCAGCCACAACGAGATCGAGGACGCCGCCCCGTCCGACATCGAGGCCGGCTGCAACGTGCTGCTGCACGCCATGCTCGAGCGCGCCGGGGTGGCCCAGGGCTGAGCGGCGCCGGGCCGCCACTCGCGTGCGGCCCCGGCGCGCCAGGCGTCAGGCGTCGCGCCGCGGCAGCGTCAGGCGCGCCTCGAGCCCGCCCTCGGGCCGGTTGTGCAGCGTCAGCGTGCCGCCGTGCAGCTGGGCGATGTTGCGGGCGATGCCCAGGCCCAGGCCGGTGCCGCCGGTGGCGCGGCTGCGCGAGGCCTCGAGCCGGTAGAAGGGCTCGAACACGCGCTCCAGCTCGGCCGGCGCAATGCCCGGGCCGTCGTCCAGCACGCGGATCACGACCTGCCCGGCGTCATCGTCCAGCATCAGCCGGGCGCGGCCGCCGTAGAGCACGGCGTTGTCCACCAGATTGCCCAGCGCGCGCCGCAGCAGCGAGGCCACCGCCGGCAGCGGCGGCAGCCGCCCCTGCGCCGGCAGCTGCACCGAGACATCGCGGCCCATGGCCTGCTGGTCTTGCTGCAGCGCGGCCAGCAGGGCCGGCAAATCCACCGGCGCGCGCGGCTCGTGGCCGCCCAGGCCGCGCAGAAAGGCCAGGGTCTCGCCGACCATGGCCTCCATCTCGTGCAGATCGTGCTCGAAGCGGTTGCGCGCCTCGTCGTCGTCGAGCAGCTCGGCGCGCAGGCGCATGCGGGTCAGCGGGGTCTTGAGATCGTGCGACAGCGCGGTGAGCAGGCGGGTGCGCTCCTGCACATGCTCGGCCAGGCGCCGCTGCATGGTGTTGAAGGCCTGGGCGGCCTGGCGCACCTCGCGCGGGCCGGTCTCGGGCAGCGGCGGGCGGTCGAGGCTTTCGCCCAGGCCCTGCGCGGCATCCGACAACTGCTTGAGCGGGCGCACCAGCCAGCGCACCGCCACCCAGCCCAGCACCAGCGTGGCCAGCAGCAGCACGCCCAGCGAGGCCGCCAGCCGCCACGGCAGGCGTTCGCTGGGCACCGGCAGCGCGGCGTCGAAGCGCGCCCAGCGGCCATCGCGCAACTGCACCTCGGTGCGCCACACCAGGCCCGGCGCACGGCGCGCGGCGCGGCGCTCGTCGTGTTCGGCCTCGGCCTCGGCGCCGGCGTCACCGCCACGGCCATGGCGGCCATGCGGGCCGCGGCCGCCCGGGCCGTCGGGCCGCTCGGCGGCCGGGCCGGGGCGGGCCATCACGCGCAGGGCCCGCTGGCCGTCCAGCGCGCTGTGCAGGCGGGCTACGAACTGCAGGCCGCGCCGGTCGAGCACCGCCGGGGTCTCGACCGAGGGCGCATCGTGCAGCGACAGCACCAGCGGCGGCTGCCGAAACACCTGCACCACGCGCGCGCGCTCGGCCTCGGGCAGGCCGTCGAGCAAGTCCACCACATCGGCAATGCGCTGTGCCGCGGCCAGGCCGTAGCCGCGGTTGAGCAGTTGGTCGCGCTCGGCCACGTTGATCGCCGCCCCCAGCAGCTGGGCCAGCACCAGGCCGGCGGTCAGCGCCAGCAGCAGGCGGCCGAACAGCGAGTCGGGCCACAGGCGCCAGCGGCGCGCCGCGGCGGGCGGCGCTGCGGGCGGCGGCGCGGCAGGCGGTGCTGCAGGCGGCGGGGCCGGGGCCATCATGGCGCGGCCGCCGTGACGCTGGCGCTGAGCACATAGCCCTCGCCGCGCACGGTCTTGATCAGCGCCGGGTTGCGCGGGTCGTCGTTCAGGCGCTGGCGCAGGCGGCTGACCTGCACGTCGATGCTGCGGTCCAGCGGATCGGCCTCGCGGCCTTGGGTCAGGTCGAGCAGCTGGTCACGGCTCAGCACGCGCTGCGGATGGGTGGCCAACACGTGCAGCAGCTTGTATTCGACGCCGCTGATCGGCGTGCTCTGGCCGTCGGGGGCGATCAGCTGGCGCTGCACGGTGTCGAGCGTCCAGCCGCCAAAACACAGGCGCTCGCCCGGCGCGGCCTGCATGTTGGGCGGCAGGCTGCGCGTGCGCCGCAGGATCGACTTGATGCGCGCCAGCAGCTCGCGCGGGCTGAAGGGCTTGGCCAGGTAGTCGTCGGCGCCCATCTCGAGGCCGACGATGCGGTCGGTCTCGTCGCCGAGGGCGGTGAGCATCAACACCGGCAGCTCCGAGCTGGCGCGCAGCTTGCGGCACAGCGTGAGGCCGTCGTCGCCGGGCAGCATCAGGTCGAGCACCAGCAGGTCGAAGGCGCCTTCGTCGAGCGCACGCCACATCGCGCGGCCATCGGCCACGGCGGTGCTGCGCAGGCCGTTCTTCTCGAGATAGCGGCCGAGCAGCAGGCGGATCTCGGCATCGTCGTCGACGATCAGGATGTGGTCGCTGCGTTCGGGTGGGGTGGGCATGGGATGGATTGCACCGCGCCGCCAGCCGGCCCGGCGCAGAGAAACGTATCACAGCATGTCAAGCCGGCGCGCCGACATGCGGCGCGACAAAAGCCGGCCCGCCACGACACAGAGCCCGCACATGCCGGGCGTTCAATGGCATCTGTCGGCCCAGCGACTTGTGCCACCCGGTTGGCCGACCCGGGCGGCCGGCCGGCAACGGCCGGCCATGCCAACAGCCCGCGGGCCGCCCACCCGCCACCGAACGATCCGATGAAGGACATGACCATGAAGAAGACCCCGATGCGCCTTGCCGCCCTGACCTGCCTGACCCTGGCCCTGGCCAGCGCCGGCCAGGCCTTTGCCCACCGCGACGGCGACGGCCGCGGGCGCATGACGCCGCCCACCGCGGCCCAGGTGAGCGAGCGCCTGGCCAGCGCCAAGGGCGCGCTGAAGATCACCGCCGCCCAGGAAGGCGCCTGGAAGCAGTACGAGGACATGGTGCGCGGCCAGGCCGCGGCGCGCGAAAAGCAGCACGCCGAGATGGCCGAGCGCCGCAAGGCCGGCACGCCGCCCGATGCCACCGAGCGCGAGGCCCTGCGCAAGCAGTTCGACGCCCAGCGCAGCGCCCGCGACAAGGCCCGCGACACGCTGATGGCCGCGCTGACGCCCGAGCAGAAGACCGTGGCCGAGCGCCAGCTGCGCCGCGGCGATGGCGGCCGCGGCCATGGCCACCACGGCCACCACGGCCGGCGCGGCGACGGGCATGAGCGCGGCCACGGCGGGCGTCACGACGACCCCCGCGGCCCGCGCGACGGCCAGCCGCCCAAGGCCCCTGGCACGAACTGAGCGCGGCCGCGGACGGGGCGCGCCATTCAAGCGCTTTGAACGGGGGCATCGAAGAGGCTGGACGACCGCCGCCACCGGCGTGCCCAGAATCCAGTCCATTGATGACCCCCGCCACCGCTTGAAGGAGCGCCCCATGTCCACCATCGCCATCGTCTACCACTCCGGCTACGGCCACACCCAGAAGATCGCCGAGGCGCTGGCCGAAGGCGCCGGCGCCGGCGCCACGCTGGTGGCCATCGACGCCGAAGGCAACCTGGCCGAGGGCGGCTGGGACACGCTGAACGCCGCCAAGACCATCGTCTTCGGCTCGCCCACCTACATGGGCATGGTGAGCTGGCAGTTCAAGAAGTTTGCCGATGCGTCCAGCAAGGCCTGGTTCACCCGCGCCTGGCAGGACAAGAAGGCCGCCGGCTTCACCAACTCGGCCTCGCTGAACGGCGACAAGGCCAGCACCCTGGCCTATCTGCAGACCCTGGCCAACCAGCACGGCATGCTGTGGATCAGCCTGGGCCAGGCCCCGGCCAACAGCAAGGCCGCCACGCGCGCCGACATCAACAACCTGGGCGGCTCGGGCGGCCTGCTGGCCAGCACGCCCTCGGATGCCTCGACCGCCGAGATGGTGTCGGGCGACATCGCCAGCGCCAAGGCCTTCGGCGCGCGCATCGCGAAACTCAGCTAACCCCCGAAGCGGCTTCGCCGCCTCCCCCTTAGGGGGCGCCGCCAGCGGCCCGGCAGAGCCGGTTCCGCGGCGGCCGCTGGGTTCCTTCCTCTGCCCTTCAGACAGGGAGCAGCTTGGCTCCCGCGTCGACGCTGATCACCTCGCCGGTGGTCTTCACCGCGTCGACGCCCAGGTACCAGGCGGTGCGTGCCACGTCCTCGGGGCTCATCACTGCCGCCAGCGCGGCGCGGCCCTGGTAGGCCTTGACGCTGGCGTCGTAGCGGCCCTCGGGGCCTTCGCCCAGGCCCTGCTTCAGCCAGGGCGTCTCGACGAAACCCGGCGCGATGGCGTTGACGCGCACATCGGGCGCCAGCGCCCGCGCCAGCGCAATGGTCAGCGTGTTCAGCGCGCCCTTGCTGGCCGCATAGGCGATGCTCGAGCCCATGCCGGTGAGCCCGGCGATCGATGACATGTTCACCACCGCGGCATGCGGTGCCGCGGCGCGCAGCAGCGGCTCGAGCGCGCGCACCATCTGGAACGCCCCCACCACGTTGACCGCGTAGATGCGCTGGAAGTCCTCGGCGTCCAGCCCGTCGAGCTTGCGCGCGTGCATGAACTTGGTGGTGCCGGCGTTGTTCACCAGCACGTCGCAGCGGCCCCAGCGCGCCTGCACCGCGGCGGCCAGCGCGCGGCAATCGGCATCGTTGGCCACGTTGGCCTGCATCACCAGCACGTCGGCGCCCAGCGCGCAGCAATCCTCGGCCACGGCCTCGGCGGCCACGGCATCGTGCGCGTAGTTCACCACCACGTTCCAGCCGCGCTCGGCATACAGGCGCGCGGTGGCCGCGCCGATGCCCGACGACGAACCGGTCACCACACACACCTTGCGTTGCGCCACCGAATCGGGCGTCGAGTCGGGCATCGGATCGGGCATCGAAGTCTCCGTTTGCATTCAAACCAGCGGCCGCCGCGGGTCCGGCGCCGCCGGGCCGCTGGCGGCGCCCCCTGGGGGCAGGCGCCGCGGGCGCTTCGGGGGGGCTGCGCGCTCACCACCAAGGATAGAAACCGGGCATGTCGCTGGACGCCTGCTGGCGGTACTGCGGTGCGCGCTTCTCGTTGAACGAGGCCACGCCTTCCCGGCCGTCATGGCGGCTGGTGTGCAGCATGGCCAGGCTCTCGATGGCGTGCGCGTCACGCGGGTGCGGCAGCGCGGCGTTGCGCAGCATCATCTGGCGCATCAAGGCGATGGACACCGCGCTGCGCCCGTCGATGAAGCGGTGGGCCAGGCGGTGGGCCTCGTCCAGCAGCTGCTCGTGCGGCACCACGGCCTTCAGCAGGCGGCCGGCCAGCGCCTGCTCGGGCGTCAGGATGTCGGCCGAGTACACCCATTCCAGCGCCTGCTGCGGGCCCACCAGGCGTGGCAGAAACCAGCTGCTGCAGGCCTCGGGCACGATGCCGATGCGGCCGAACACGAAGCCGATGCGGGCCTTGTCGCTGGCCAGGCGGATGTCCATCGGCAGCGTCATCGTGGCGCCGATGCCCACCGCCGCGCCGTTGATGGCCGCGATGATCGGCTTCTTGCACTCGAACACCGCCAGCGAGACGCGGCCGCCGGTGTCGCGCACACGCTGCCGGATGTCGGGATCGTCCCAGCGCGCCTCGAGCTCGGCCAGGCCGGGGTCCAGCGTTTCGTCCAGCCCGAACACATTGCCACCCACCGACAAATCCATGCCGGCGCAAAACGCCCGGCCGGCACCGGTGACCACCACCGCGCCCACGGCGTCGTCGTCGCTGGCGCGGGTGTAGGCGGCGATCAGCTCCTCGGCCATCTCGGTGGTGAAGGCATTGAGCTGCTCGGGCCGGTTCAGCGTGAGCGTGAGCACACGGTCGGTGATCTGCCAGTCGAGCGTGGAGTAGGCGGCCATGGCGGTTGCGGCGGTGACGGGGTGGGCGCAGCATAGGCGTGCGCGCCGCCCCGTGGCCGTCGCCTGCGTGACCCGGGCATGGTGCCGGCACGGTGCCGGCGCGGTGCCCGCGGTGGCCCTCAGCCCAGGCCGCAGCCGCGCAGCATCAGCGCCACCACATGCTCGGTGGCGCGGCTGCGGTCGCGGTCGCTGAGCGCGTCGCGGCCCAGCACGGCGCACACCTGCAGATCGAAATCGGCATAGGTCTGGGTGGCGGCCCAGATGGTGAAGAACAGGTGCGTGGCATCCACCGGCGCCATGCGCCCGCCGGCCACCCAGGCCTCGATCACGCGGGCCTTGGCCAGCACCATGGCGCGCAGCTCGGTGCGCAGCAGCGCGCCCAGCTCGGCGGCGCCGTGCAAAAGCTCGTTGGCGAACACGCGGCTGGCATCGGGGCGCTCGAAGCCCATCGCCATCTTGGCGCGGATGTAGGCCTCGAGCGCCTGGCGCGGGTCGGCCTCGGCCACCAGGCCGTCCATCGGCACCAGCCAGTCGTGCAGGGTGCGCGCCAGCACCGCGCGGTACAGCTCGGCCTTGCTGCCGAAGTAGTAGTGCAGATTGGCCTTGGGCAGGCCGGCCTCGTCGGCAATGGCGGCCATGGTGGCGCCATTGAAGCCGGTGCGGGCGAACACGCGTTCGCCCGCACCGAGGATCAACGCCTCGTTGGCCTGGCGGATGGCGCCCTTGCGGGCCGCCTCATCCTCCGCGATGGCCGGCGTGGCGCGCGGGCGAATCACTTGCTGGCGGCTTCCCAGACCGCATGCGAGTAGCCGGCCTTGCCCGGGTCCTTCTTGATCACCGGCGAGCTGCCGCCGGTGAGCAGCACCTTCACCGTGCGCTCGTAGGCGGCGGGCTCGAGGTAGCCGATCTTGGCCGTGCCGGCGGTGCTGATCAGCTTGGCCACGTTCTCCATCTGGCGCTTTTGCACCGCCAGCTTGGCGCTGCCCGACGGATCGGCGGCCACCACCACCTTGGCGGCTTCTTCCGGGTTCTTCACCGCGTCGTTCCAGCCCTTGAAGGTGGCCTTCAGAAACTTGCCCATCTTGGCCACGAAGGCCTTGTCCTTGAGCTTGCTTTCCAGCACGTACAGGCCGTCTTCCAGCGAGGCCACGCCTTCCTTCTCGTAGAAGAAGGTGATCAGGTCGCTTTCCTTGATGCCGGCGTCCACCACCTGCCAGTACTCGTTGTAGATCATGGTGCTGATGCAGGCGGCCTGCTTCTGCAGCAGCGGGTCGACGTTGAAGCCCTGCTTGAGCACCTTGACGTCGCTGTCGGGCTTGAGGCCCAGCTTGCCCATCCAGTTCAGGAACGGGTACTCGTTGCCGCCGAACCAGACGCCCAGGGTCTTGCCCTTGAAGTCCTTGGCGCTGGCCACGCCGCTGTCCTTGCGGCAGGTGAGCATCAGGCCCGACTTGTCGAACACCTGGGCGATGTTGACCAGCGGCACGCCGGCCTCGCGCGCGGCCAGCGCGTCGGGCATCCAGTTCACCACCACGTCGGCCTGGTTGCCGGCAATCACCTGCACCGGGCTGATGTCGGGGCCGCCCGGCTTGATGGTCACGTCCAGGCCCTCGGCCTTGTAGTAGCCCTTGGCGGCGGCCATGTAGTAGCCGGCAAACTGCGCCTGCGGCACCCACTTCAGCTGCACCGTGACCTTCTCTTGCGCCTGGGCACCGAAAGCCGCTGCGGCCAGCGCGGCGGCCAGCGCCACCTGCTTGATCATCGAACCTGCCATCGCTCTCACTCCTGGGGTTGGTTGTCTGTGGGACGGGGAAAACGGGGGACTCAGCGCGATCTGACCGACGGATGCCAGAACGCCACCTTGCGCTCAAGCTGCACCAGCAAGGCATAGGCCAGCGAGCCGGTGACGGCGGCCACCACGATGGCCGCCCACACCAGGCCCACGTTCATGCGCGCGGCCTCGGTGCTGATGCGAAAGCCCAGGCCCACCGTGGGCGAGCCGAAGAACTCGGCCACGATGGCCCCGATGAGGGCCAGCGTGGCATTGACCTTCAGCGCGCTGAAGATGAAGGGCATGGCCATCGGCAGGCGCAGGTCGCGCAGCGTGCGGCCGTAGCCGGCGGCATAGCTGTGCATCAGCTCGAGCTCGAGCTTGCCGGCCGCCTGCAGCCCGGCCAGCGTGCTGATGAGCATCGGAAAGAAGGTCATCAGCACCACCACGGCGGCCTTGCTGGGCCACTCGAAGCCGAACCACATCACCATGATGGGCGCCACCGCCACCAGCGGCACGGTGCTGGTCAGGCTGGCCAGCGGCAGCAGGCCGCGCTGCAGGAAGGGCGCGCGATCGATCGCCACGCCGACCGCAAAGCCCAGGCCCGAGCCCAGGGCCCAGCCGATCAGCACCGACTTGCCCACCGTCTGCACAAAGTCAGCGGCCAGCGTGTCCCAGCGATCCACCAGCATGCCGGCAATCCAGCTGGGCGCGGGCAGCAGCACGCGCGGCACATCGAA
The genomic region above belongs to Aquabacterium sp. OR-4 and contains:
- a CDS encoding Spy/CpxP family protein refolding chaperone: MKKTPMRLAALTCLTLALASAGQAFAHRDGDGRGRMTPPTAAQVSERLASAKGALKITAAQEGAWKQYEDMVRGQAAAREKQHAEMAERRKAGTPPDATEREALRKQFDAQRSARDKARDTLMAALTPEQKTVAERQLRRGDGGRGHGHHGHHGRRGDGHERGHGGRHDDPRGPRDGQPPKAPGTN
- a CDS encoding flavodoxin domain-containing protein; the protein is MSTIAIVYHSGYGHTQKIAEALAEGAGAGATLVAIDAEGNLAEGGWDTLNAAKTIVFGSPTYMGMVSWQFKKFADASSKAWFTRAWQDKKAAGFTNSASLNGDKASTLAYLQTLANQHGMLWISLGQAPANSKAATRADINNLGGSGGLLASTPSDASTAEMVSGDIASAKAFGARIAKLS
- a CDS encoding Zn-dependent hydrolase, yielding MKTQALPDPLQGLRVNGARLWDSLMELARIGATEKGGVCRLTLTDLDKQGRDLVSRWATEAGMTITIDKIGNGFLRRPGRNNALPPVMTGSHIDTQPTGGKFDGNYGVLAGLEVVRTLNDAGIETEAPIEVAWWTNEEGSRFVPVMMGSGVFAKAFTLETAYAAKDVDGKSVKDELARIGYIGEQEPGEHPIGCYFETHIEQGPVLEDNAKTIGVVTGVLGIRWYDCVVTGMEAHAGPTPMALRKDALQVATTLMQQVVACAHRHPQADGSNHGRGTVGMVQVHPNSRNVIPGRVKFSIDLRNSSDALCDAMDADIRAVAAQLSADSGLAIEITPVSSYPAQPFHAECVSAVQAAAEKLGYSHMPAVSGAGHDAVYMARLAPAGMIFIPCKDGISHNEIEDAAPSDIEAGCNVLLHAMLERAGVAQG
- a CDS encoding TetR/AcrR family transcriptional regulator — protein: MIRPRATPAIAEDEAARKGAIRQANEALILGAGERVFARTGFNGATMAAIADEAGLPKANLHYYFGSKAELYRAVLARTLHDWLVPMDGLVAEADPRQALEAYIRAKMAMGFERPDASRVFANELLHGAAELGALLRTELRAMVLAKARVIEAWVAGGRMAPVDATHLFFTIWAATQTYADFDLQVCAVLGRDALSDRDRSRATEHVVALMLRGCGLG
- a CDS encoding ABC transporter substrate-binding protein, with the protein product MAGSMIKQVALAAALAAAAFGAQAQEKVTVQLKWVPQAQFAGYYMAAAKGYYKAEGLDVTIKPGGPDISPVQVIAGNQADVVVNWMPDALAAREAGVPLVNIAQVFDKSGLMLTCRKDSGVASAKDFKGKTLGVWFGGNEYPFLNWMGKLGLKPDSDVKVLKQGFNVDPLLQKQAACISTMIYNEYWQVVDAGIKESDLITFFYEKEGVASLEDGLYVLESKLKDKAFVAKMGKFLKATFKGWNDAVKNPEEAAKVVVAADPSGSAKLAVQKRQMENVAKLISTAGTAKIGYLEPAAYERTVKVLLTGGSSPVIKKDPGKAGYSHAVWEAASK
- a CDS encoding ABC transporter permease; the encoded protein is MSGQATRGAPWWLALAIALTAAAGLCLLMPEPGSFDDGTVPWAWRLALLAVLGLAGWSVQRVAALDGRRWHGTATAALFGLWVLYVWQVGVTLFDVPRVLLPAPSWIAGMLVDRWDTLAADFVQTVGKSVLIGWALGSGLGFAVGVAIDRAPFLQRGLLPLASLTSTVPLVAVAPIMVMWFGFEWPSKAAVVVLMTFFPMLISTLAGLQAAGKLELELMHSYAAGYGRTLRDLRLPMAMPFIFSALKVNATLALIGAIVAEFFGSPTVGLGFRISTEAARMNVGLVWAAIVVAAVTGSLAYALLVQLERKVAFWHPSVRSR
- a CDS encoding response regulator, which produces MPTPPERSDHILIVDDDAEIRLLLGRYLEKNGLRSTAVADGRAMWRALDEGAFDLLVLDLMLPGDDGLTLCRKLRASSELPVLMLTALGDETDRIVGLEMGADDYLAKPFSPRELLARIKSILRRTRSLPPNMQAAPGERLCFGGWTLDTVQRQLIAPDGQSTPISGVEYKLLHVLATHPQRVLSRDQLLDLTQGREADPLDRSIDVQVSRLRQRLNDDPRNPALIKTVRGEGYVLSASVTAAAP
- a CDS encoding ATP-binding protein — protein: MMAPAPPPAAPPAAPPPAAPPAAARRWRLWPDSLFGRLLLALTAGLVLAQLLGAAINVAERDQLLNRGYGLAAAQRIADVVDLLDGLPEAERARVVQVFRQPPLVLSLHDAPSVETPAVLDRRGLQFVARLHSALDGQRALRVMARPGPAAERPDGPGGRGPHGRHGRGGDAGAEAEAEHDERRAARRAPGLVWRTEVQLRDGRWARFDAALPVPSERLPWRLAASLGVLLLATLVLGWVAVRWLVRPLKQLSDAAQGLGESLDRPPLPETGPREVRQAAQAFNTMQRRLAEHVQERTRLLTALSHDLKTPLTRMRLRAELLDDDEARNRFEHDLHEMEAMVGETLAFLRGLGGHEPRAPVDLPALLAALQQDQQAMGRDVSVQLPAQGRLPPLPAVASLLRRALGNLVDNAVLYGGRARLMLDDDAGQVVIRVLDDGPGIAPAELERVFEPFYRLEASRSRATGGTGLGLGIARNIAQLHGGTLTLHNRPEGGLEARLTLPRRDA
- a CDS encoding crotonase/enoyl-CoA hydratase family protein; translated protein: MAAYSTLDWQITDRVLTLTLNRPEQLNAFTTEMAEELIAAYTRASDDDAVGAVVVTGAGRAFCAGMDLSVGGNVFGLDETLDPGLAELEARWDDPDIRQRVRDTGGRVSLAVFECKKPIIAAINGAAVGIGATMTLPMDIRLASDKARIGFVFGRIGIVPEACSSWFLPRLVGPQQALEWVYSADILTPEQALAGRLLKAVVPHEQLLDEAHRLAHRFIDGRSAVSIALMRQMMLRNAALPHPRDAHAIESLAMLHTSRHDGREGVASFNEKRAPQYRQQASSDMPGFYPWW
- a CDS encoding SDR family NAD(P)-dependent oxidoreductase, which produces MPDPMPDSTPDSVAQRKVCVVTGSSSGIGAATARLYAERGWNVVVNYAHDAVAAEAVAEDCCALGADVLVMQANVANDADCRALAAAVQARWGRCDVLVNNAGTTKFMHARKLDGLDAEDFQRIYAVNVVGAFQMVRALEPLLRAAAPHAAVVNMSSIAGLTGMGSSIAYAASKGALNTLTIALARALAPDVRVNAIAPGFVETPWLKQGLGEGPEGRYDASVKAYQGRAALAAVMSPEDVARTAWYLGVDAVKTTGEVISVDAGAKLLPV